The window CCGGGACCGGAACTGGAGCCGGGCGCGCACCTTCCTGAAGAAGGGCGGCATCGCCGTCCTGGTCGGGAGGTTCACCCCGTTTCTGCGCACGATCATGCCGGCCGCCGCGGGCGCCGCGAAGATGCCGTACGAGCGGTTCCTGCCGTGGAACCTGGCCGGGGGACTCCTCTGGGGTTCCCTTTCGACTCTCCTCGGCTACTGGGGAGGGCGCAACGCCGAGAAAGTCGTTCATCGCGCGGGCCTCGCCGGCCTCGGCCTGCTCGTCGTCGCTCTCGCGATCCTCGCCTTCCTCTGGATGCGCTTCCGCAGGGGCCCATCCCCGCGCCCGCGCCCGTCGGCCCGCCGCGCCCGCTGACCGGGCGTCGGCTCGCGGATTGCAGGCGCCGGGATCTTTCCGGAACGTGAAATCGGGAGGTGAGAGGCGCCCGGAGGAAGACCGCGGGGGCGTCGCCCCCGCCAGCGCCCCTCGCGCGGAGCGGCTCGACCCGTGTTCCCGCAAACCCGTGTATTGTTGGAAGAAGGCTCGCCGGCACGAGGCGCGACGGGCGGGACTATGAGCTCCCGTCTCCC of the Thermoanaerobaculia bacterium genome contains:
- a CDS encoding DedA family protein, translating into MKKLIAAFFSIPVGWCVAAVFLLTGAESALLIGFLVPGEVAAILGGVIASHGRVPLAAALAAAVAGAWCGDSAGYFLGRNARFFERRRRDRNWSRARTFLKKGGIAVLVGRFTPFLRTIMPAAAGAAKMPYERFLPWNLAGGLLWGSLSTLLGYWGGRNAEKVVHRAGLAGLGLLVVALAILAFLWMRFRRGPSPRPRPSARRAR